From Chryseobacterium gallinarum, one genomic window encodes:
- a CDS encoding DNA-formamidopyrimidine glycosylase family protein has protein sequence MPEGPSIILMKESLQPFVGKQVTEASGNAKFDKDPFLGQTLMEIRTFGKQTYLVFEKAAIRIHLLMFGSYSIDEQTKPDQSLRLALIFPAGGMYFYTCSVKAVGTEYLSEIDWEADVMSDRWDPSKAEKKLKANPEMMVCDALMNQDIFSGVGNIIKNEVLFRIGVQPESLVGNLPAQKRKELIAESRNYSFDFLEWKREFTLKKHWLVHTKSICPTCGQKLIKKQTGKGKRRSFYCEQDQELY, from the coding sequence ATGCCTGAAGGTCCCTCAATAATTTTAATGAAAGAAAGCCTGCAGCCTTTTGTTGGAAAACAAGTAACAGAAGCTTCGGGCAATGCTAAATTTGACAAAGATCCGTTTCTTGGTCAGACTCTTATGGAAATCCGTACATTCGGAAAGCAAACTTATCTGGTTTTTGAAAAAGCTGCGATTCGTATTCATCTATTAATGTTTGGTTCTTACAGTATTGATGAACAGACAAAGCCGGATCAGAGTTTGCGGTTAGCCCTCATTTTTCCTGCAGGTGGAATGTATTTTTACACGTGTTCTGTAAAAGCTGTTGGAACTGAATATTTATCTGAAATCGACTGGGAAGCTGATGTGATGAGCGATCGGTGGGATCCTTCAAAGGCAGAAAAAAAATTGAAGGCCAATCCTGAAATGATGGTTTGTGATGCTTTGATGAACCAGGATATTTTTTCAGGTGTCGGAAATATTATTAAAAATGAAGTGCTTTTCAGAATCGGAGTGCAGCCTGAAAGCCTGGTCGGTAATCTTCCTGCTCAAAAAAGAAAAGAACTTATTGCCGAATCCAGAAATTACAGTTTTGATTTCCTGGAATGGAAGAGGGAATTTACGCTAAAAAAACATTGGCTTGTTCATACAAAATCCATATGTCCGACGTGTGGTCAGAAGCTTATTAAAAAGCAAACCGGTAAAGGAAAAAGGAGAAGTTTCTATTGTGAGCAGGATCAGGAACTGTATTAA
- a CDS encoding LytR/AlgR family response regulator transcription factor: MNCIIIDDEPLARAEMRSLIHETSKIDILGEFSNAPSALEFLKDNDADLIFLDIEMPLVTGLEFAEMLPKKSLIIFTTAYAQYALKSYELEAVDYLLKPIDPQRLEKAIDKAVLYTELLSRDTVKSTVESNTKDFLFIKAERRFYKISFSEIKFIEGLKDYVVIHTKQQKLITAMNLKTIHQKISGETFLRVSKSFVVNTDYIDSFDNHSIYIDESEIPLGEVYRSDFFTRFAGGLLNSD; encoded by the coding sequence ATGAATTGTATTATTATAGATGATGAGCCTCTGGCAAGAGCGGAAATGCGATCATTGATCCATGAAACCTCAAAAATTGATATCCTTGGTGAATTTTCCAATGCGCCTTCAGCACTGGAATTTCTCAAAGATAACGATGCGGATCTTATTTTCCTGGATATTGAAATGCCTTTAGTGACAGGCCTGGAATTTGCAGAAATGTTACCTAAAAAATCATTAATCATTTTTACAACTGCCTATGCCCAATATGCGCTGAAAAGTTATGAACTGGAAGCGGTAGATTATCTGCTGAAGCCTATCGATCCTCAAAGGCTGGAAAAAGCTATTGATAAAGCAGTATTGTATACGGAACTTTTGTCCAGGGATACCGTAAAGAGCACGGTAGAGTCAAATACAAAAGATTTTTTATTTATCAAAGCAGAGCGGAGATTTTATAAAATCAGTTTTTCAGAGATTAAATTTATTGAAGGACTGAAAGATTATGTTGTGATCCACACTAAACAACAAAAACTGATCACAGCAATGAATCTGAAAACCATTCATCAGAAGATTTCAGGAGAAACTTTTTTAAGAGTCAGTAAATCTTTTGTAGTGAATACAGATTATATTGATTCATTTGACAACCACAGTATTTATATTGATGAATCGGAAATTCCTCTCGGGGAAGTCTACAGGTCAGATTTTTTCACAAGATTTGCGGGGGGACTTCTTAATTCAGACTGA
- a CDS encoding sensor histidine kinase encodes MNFSPWKFKETLVMDFLIESRYKTRRHLLFLIFFFFLLYSARFWHSYSGVYQYYVLFFVYAILIAMVYINIYILVPRFFFKTQYVTYLVVLVLMGVIGLNIIGYGFKCIFADFRIGNTHRANEKGGIYEGVLMCIPIILTTTTVKLLQKWISDNKRINELSNLTLNMELNELRNQINPHFLFNMLNNVKALIRTDPDKASVVIVKLSEFLRYQLYENSEEKTLLTSEIDFLSNFLNLEKIRRENFNFYIHTEADKRTINGIFVPPNLFTTFVENAVKHSVDISGKESYVRILIKVEGKELSFTCINSRNPDYSVSDKKNSGLGLANIKRRLELLYNDEFELNIISENKEFSVILKIAV; translated from the coding sequence ATGAATTTCAGCCCATGGAAGTTTAAGGAAACACTTGTAATGGACTTTCTGATAGAAAGCCGCTACAAAACCCGCAGGCATCTGCTATTCCTTATTTTCTTTTTTTTCCTGTTGTATAGTGCCAGGTTTTGGCATTCCTATTCCGGGGTATATCAATACTATGTCCTGTTTTTCGTATATGCTATACTCATTGCTATGGTTTATATTAATATTTATATTCTGGTCCCACGGTTCTTTTTTAAGACACAATATGTTACCTATCTTGTAGTACTGGTGCTTATGGGGGTAATAGGACTTAATATCATCGGATATGGTTTTAAATGTATTTTTGCCGATTTCAGGATTGGAAATACCCATAGGGCAAACGAAAAGGGGGGAATCTATGAAGGCGTGCTGATGTGTATTCCAATTATTTTAACTACAACAACTGTGAAGCTTTTACAGAAATGGATCAGTGATAATAAACGGATCAATGAGCTGAGTAATCTCACCCTGAATATGGAGTTGAATGAGCTTAGAAACCAGATCAATCCTCATTTCCTGTTTAATATGCTGAATAATGTGAAGGCACTTATCAGAACAGATCCTGATAAAGCCTCTGTGGTAATTGTCAAGCTTTCAGAGTTTCTCAGATACCAGCTTTATGAGAATAGCGAAGAAAAAACCTTGCTGACTTCAGAAATCGATTTTCTCTCTAATTTTTTGAACCTTGAAAAAATAAGGCGTGAGAATTTTAATTTTTATATTCATACGGAAGCAGATAAAAGAACCATCAACGGAATCTTTGTCCCCCCGAATTTATTTACCACCTTTGTTGAAAATGCGGTGAAACATAGTGTGGATATCAGTGGGAAAGAATCTTATGTACGGATTCTGATAAAAGTTGAAGGAAAAGAGCTTAGTTTTACCTGTATCAACTCCAGGAACCCGGATTATTCCGTTTCAGATAAAAAGAACAGCGGGCTGGGACTGGCCAATATTAAAAGAAGGCTTGAACTTCTTTATAACGATGAATTTGAGTTGAATATCATTTCAGAGAATAAAGAATTTTCTGTTATTTTAAAAATTGCGGTATGA